From Drosophila busckii strain San Diego stock center, stock number 13000-0081.31 unplaced genomic scaffold, ASM1175060v1 chrUn_07, whole genome shotgun sequence, one genomic window encodes:
- the LOC108607870 gene encoding uncharacterized protein LOC108607870 isoform X2: protein MNVLLTQYRREKHKMFVKLYQGIQPNPSKWYAFKRFDFMEAGGGSLSGPVATSVAGSAALNGLNGLAAAAAAYESSTVNAAANSGAGLHHPLGGGGTTTTTSRAATPASQHRRIKTKELKYFGAMGLNIPMLIASSQTMDNWNTAGQYSPPIGGAGGGAGGPGGGANAQQLRVPMPMAYASGGGGGSSSSDFQPSPHKTMDTSDNEDNNNRTEATAAALGQLAAKVERRSPLSCNTGGCSSSVEGGMGGGESTNNESINIERDPAALVTTALSEAGSSPIPNTNMHEAHKNHLRQTSPASVRAVTPRQAHEQLHHGHHALPSQQQQQQPAHQHAHHSEDLDIKQELVDYFHAAPGGGGGAPAPPDTHRSYSSAGEESRMQLEMAQDLRVAQAKATLGGFVLPPRCSSAQLTSMPLNMRKLSPGHMLMNTLLNSRESMSDADGDVDNDEATESAASPGHIKSSVSAQAASAAALYAESLNRDDFDFVGSNVSMKLRTMDRTQRIIAEKLISEVLYYGQFNELERTARIQPK, encoded by the exons ATGAACGTGCTGCTGACACAGTATCGACGCGAGAAGCACAAAATGTTCGTCAAACTCTATCAGGGCATACAGCCCAATCCGTCCAAGTGGTACGCCTTCAAGCGCTTCGACTTTATGGAAGCTGGCGGTGGCAGCTTGAGCGGACCGGTGGCCACGTCAGTTGCCGGTTCCGCAGCGCTCAACGGGCTAAATGGattggctgctgcagcagccgcctACGAGAGCAGCACTGtcaacgccgccgccaacaGTGGCGCTGGTCTCCACCATCCCTTGGGGGGCGGAggcactacaacaacaacatctagAGCAGCAACGCCCGCATCGCAGCACAGACGCATCAAGACCAAAGAGCTCAAATATTTTGGCGCG ATGGGCCTCAATATACCAATGCTGATAGCTAGCAGTCAAACAATGGACAACTGGAACACGGCGGGCCAATATTCACCACCTATAGGTGGCGCTGGTGGAGGCGCAGGAGGACCGGGAGGAGGGGCCAATGCTCAACAGCTGCGAGTGCCAATGCCCATGGCCTATGCAAGTGGCGGCGGCGggggtagcagcagcagcgattttCAACCCAGTCCGCACAAGACAATGGACACGTCGGACAATGAGGATAATAACAACAGAACTGAGGCAACCGCTGCGGCTCTGGGTCAGCTGGCGGCCAAGGTGGAGCGACGTTCGCCGTTGTCCTGTAACACgggcggctgcagcagcagcgtggaAGGCGGCATGGGAGGTGGGGAGAGCACTAACAACGAGAGCATAAACATCGAACGCGACCCGGCGGCTTTGGTGACAACAGCACTAAGCGAAGCAGGTTCAAGTCCCATACCCAACACCAACATGCATGAGGCGCACAAGAATCACCTGCGACAAACGAGTCCAGCGTCGGTGCGTGCAGTGACGCCACGTCAAGCGCACGAGCAACTGCATCATGGTCATCATGCGCTACCttcgcaacagcagcagcagcagccggcgcATCAGCATGCCCACCACTCCGAGGACTTGGATATTAAGCAGGAGCTTGTGGATTACTTTCATGCCGCTccgggtggtggtggtggtgcacCAGCGCCACCGGACACACATCGTTCCTACAGCTCGGCGGGTGAGGAGAGTCGCATGCAGCTGGAAATGGCTCAGGATTTGCGTGTGGCCCAGGCCAAGGCCACCTTGGGCGGCTTTGTCCTGCCGCCGCGTTGCAGCAGCGCTCAGCTGACGAGTATGCCGCTCAACATGCGCAAACTGAGTCCTGGTCATATGCTCATGAATACGCTGCTCAACTCCAGGGAGAGCATGTCGGATGCCGATGGCGATGTGGACAACGACGAAGCCACCGAATCGGCCGCCAGTCCGGGCCACATCAAGAGCAGCGTCTCGGCCCAGGCAGCTTCAGCGGCAGCGCTCTATGCCGAGAGTCTTAATCGCGATGATTTCGATTTTGTCGGCTCGAACGTCTCGATGAAATTGCGCACCATGGATCGCACGCAGCGCATCATTGCCGAGAAGCTCATTAGTGAGGTGCTCTACTATGGACAGTTCAACGAGCTGGAGCGCACGGCGCGCATTCAGCCTAAGTGA
- the LOC108607870 gene encoding uncharacterized protein LOC108607870 isoform X1 has protein sequence MNYTQESVVAAAVAAANQHHLQAHQHQHIIPLPNYSGPSALGSGAGSGSNAGSGVGGGGDSSPKIMEWTNDDALELIEQYRCHTELWNRADPKYKDKLCRFRAWSEIADRFGCSKAEVERKMNVLLTQYRREKHKMFVKLYQGIQPNPSKWYAFKRFDFMEAGGGSLSGPVATSVAGSAALNGLNGLAAAAAAYESSTVNAAANSGAGLHHPLGGGGTTTTTSRAATPASQHRRIKTKELKYFGAMGLNIPMLIASSQTMDNWNTAGQYSPPIGGAGGGAGGPGGGANAQQLRVPMPMAYASGGGGGSSSSDFQPSPHKTMDTSDNEDNNNRTEATAAALGQLAAKVERRSPLSCNTGGCSSSVEGGMGGGESTNNESINIERDPAALVTTALSEAGSSPIPNTNMHEAHKNHLRQTSPASVRAVTPRQAHEQLHHGHHALPSQQQQQQPAHQHAHHSEDLDIKQELVDYFHAAPGGGGGAPAPPDTHRSYSSAGEESRMQLEMAQDLRVAQAKATLGGFVLPPRCSSAQLTSMPLNMRKLSPGHMLMNTLLNSRESMSDADGDVDNDEATESAASPGHIKSSVSAQAASAAALYAESLNRDDFDFVGSNVSMKLRTMDRTQRIIAEKLISEVLYYGQFNELERTARIQPK, from the exons aTGAACTACACCCAAGAGAGCGTTGTTGCAGCAGCCGTTGCAGCCGCCAATCAGCATCATCTCCAAGCACATCAGCATCAACACATTATCCCATTGCCCAACTACAGCGGCCCGTCGGCGTTGGGTTCAGGcgctggcagtggcagcaacgctGGCAGCGGAGTCGGTGGCGGGGGCGATAGCTCACCCAAAATCATGGAATGGACCAACGACGATGCACTGGAGTTGATCGAACAATATCGTTGCCACACTGAGCTATGGAATCGAGCCGATCCCAAGTACAAGGACAAGTTGTGTCGCTTTCGCGCCTGGTCGGAAATCGCCGAtcgctttggctgcagcaagGCCGAGGTGGAGCGCAAGATGAACGTGCTGCTGACACAGTATCGACGCGAGAAGCACAAAATGTTCGTCAAACTCTATCAGGGCATACAGCCCAATCCGTCCAAGTGGTACGCCTTCAAGCGCTTCGACTTTATGGAAGCTGGCGGTGGCAGCTTGAGCGGACCGGTGGCCACGTCAGTTGCCGGTTCCGCAGCGCTCAACGGGCTAAATGGattggctgctgcagcagccgcctACGAGAGCAGCACTGtcaacgccgccgccaacaGTGGCGCTGGTCTCCACCATCCCTTGGGGGGCGGAggcactacaacaacaacatctagAGCAGCAACGCCCGCATCGCAGCACAGACGCATCAAGACCAAAGAGCTCAAATATTTTGGCGCG ATGGGCCTCAATATACCAATGCTGATAGCTAGCAGTCAAACAATGGACAACTGGAACACGGCGGGCCAATATTCACCACCTATAGGTGGCGCTGGTGGAGGCGCAGGAGGACCGGGAGGAGGGGCCAATGCTCAACAGCTGCGAGTGCCAATGCCCATGGCCTATGCAAGTGGCGGCGGCGggggtagcagcagcagcgattttCAACCCAGTCCGCACAAGACAATGGACACGTCGGACAATGAGGATAATAACAACAGAACTGAGGCAACCGCTGCGGCTCTGGGTCAGCTGGCGGCCAAGGTGGAGCGACGTTCGCCGTTGTCCTGTAACACgggcggctgcagcagcagcgtggaAGGCGGCATGGGAGGTGGGGAGAGCACTAACAACGAGAGCATAAACATCGAACGCGACCCGGCGGCTTTGGTGACAACAGCACTAAGCGAAGCAGGTTCAAGTCCCATACCCAACACCAACATGCATGAGGCGCACAAGAATCACCTGCGACAAACGAGTCCAGCGTCGGTGCGTGCAGTGACGCCACGTCAAGCGCACGAGCAACTGCATCATGGTCATCATGCGCTACCttcgcaacagcagcagcagcagccggcgcATCAGCATGCCCACCACTCCGAGGACTTGGATATTAAGCAGGAGCTTGTGGATTACTTTCATGCCGCTccgggtggtggtggtggtgcacCAGCGCCACCGGACACACATCGTTCCTACAGCTCGGCGGGTGAGGAGAGTCGCATGCAGCTGGAAATGGCTCAGGATTTGCGTGTGGCCCAGGCCAAGGCCACCTTGGGCGGCTTTGTCCTGCCGCCGCGTTGCAGCAGCGCTCAGCTGACGAGTATGCCGCTCAACATGCGCAAACTGAGTCCTGGTCATATGCTCATGAATACGCTGCTCAACTCCAGGGAGAGCATGTCGGATGCCGATGGCGATGTGGACAACGACGAAGCCACCGAATCGGCCGCCAGTCCGGGCCACATCAAGAGCAGCGTCTCGGCCCAGGCAGCTTCAGCGGCAGCGCTCTATGCCGAGAGTCTTAATCGCGATGATTTCGATTTTGTCGGCTCGAACGTCTCGATGAAATTGCGCACCATGGATCGCACGCAGCGCATCATTGCCGAGAAGCTCATTAGTGAGGTGCTCTACTATGGACAGTTCAACGAGCTGGAGCGCACGGCGCGCATTCAGCCTAAGTGA
- the LOC108607870 gene encoding AF4/FMR2 family member 4 isoform X3, with product MHYNNSNISKNSSSGNFGAPTLQQREQQQQATAAASKTNMGLNIPMLIASSQTMDNWNTAGQYSPPIGGAGGGAGGPGGGANAQQLRVPMPMAYASGGGGGSSSSDFQPSPHKTMDTSDNEDNNNRTEATAAALGQLAAKVERRSPLSCNTGGCSSSVEGGMGGGESTNNESINIERDPAALVTTALSEAGSSPIPNTNMHEAHKNHLRQTSPASVRAVTPRQAHEQLHHGHHALPSQQQQQQPAHQHAHHSEDLDIKQELVDYFHAAPGGGGGAPAPPDTHRSYSSAGEESRMQLEMAQDLRVAQAKATLGGFVLPPRCSSAQLTSMPLNMRKLSPGHMLMNTLLNSRESMSDADGDVDNDEATESAASPGHIKSSVSAQAASAAALYAESLNRDDFDFVGSNVSMKLRTMDRTQRIIAEKLISEVLYYGQFNELERTARIQPK from the exons ATGCATTACAATAATAGCAATATCAGCAAAAACAGCAGTAGCGGCAACTTTGGAGCGCCAACATTACAACAAcgagaacagcagcagcaagcgacagcggcagcatcaaaaacaaat ATGGGCCTCAATATACCAATGCTGATAGCTAGCAGTCAAACAATGGACAACTGGAACACGGCGGGCCAATATTCACCACCTATAGGTGGCGCTGGTGGAGGCGCAGGAGGACCGGGAGGAGGGGCCAATGCTCAACAGCTGCGAGTGCCAATGCCCATGGCCTATGCAAGTGGCGGCGGCGggggtagcagcagcagcgattttCAACCCAGTCCGCACAAGACAATGGACACGTCGGACAATGAGGATAATAACAACAGAACTGAGGCAACCGCTGCGGCTCTGGGTCAGCTGGCGGCCAAGGTGGAGCGACGTTCGCCGTTGTCCTGTAACACgggcggctgcagcagcagcgtggaAGGCGGCATGGGAGGTGGGGAGAGCACTAACAACGAGAGCATAAACATCGAACGCGACCCGGCGGCTTTGGTGACAACAGCACTAAGCGAAGCAGGTTCAAGTCCCATACCCAACACCAACATGCATGAGGCGCACAAGAATCACCTGCGACAAACGAGTCCAGCGTCGGTGCGTGCAGTGACGCCACGTCAAGCGCACGAGCAACTGCATCATGGTCATCATGCGCTACCttcgcaacagcagcagcagcagccggcgcATCAGCATGCCCACCACTCCGAGGACTTGGATATTAAGCAGGAGCTTGTGGATTACTTTCATGCCGCTccgggtggtggtggtggtgcacCAGCGCCACCGGACACACATCGTTCCTACAGCTCGGCGGGTGAGGAGAGTCGCATGCAGCTGGAAATGGCTCAGGATTTGCGTGTGGCCCAGGCCAAGGCCACCTTGGGCGGCTTTGTCCTGCCGCCGCGTTGCAGCAGCGCTCAGCTGACGAGTATGCCGCTCAACATGCGCAAACTGAGTCCTGGTCATATGCTCATGAATACGCTGCTCAACTCCAGGGAGAGCATGTCGGATGCCGATGGCGATGTGGACAACGACGAAGCCACCGAATCGGCCGCCAGTCCGGGCCACATCAAGAGCAGCGTCTCGGCCCAGGCAGCTTCAGCGGCAGCGCTCTATGCCGAGAGTCTTAATCGCGATGATTTCGATTTTGTCGGCTCGAACGTCTCGATGAAATTGCGCACCATGGATCGCACGCAGCGCATCATTGCCGAGAAGCTCATTAGTGAGGTGCTCTACTATGGACAGTTCAACGAGCTGGAGCGCACGGCGCGCATTCAGCCTAAGTGA